A stretch of Imperialibacter roseus DNA encodes these proteins:
- a CDS encoding ABC transporter permease, producing MFRNYLKVGLRNILKYKAFSFINVFGLAVAMSVCMLVILMLADQHRYDQFHSKKDRIYRILTDSEDFRQAYATSPFPLAEVLRTEYPAVEQSTHLMPGVGGDVEYGQKLLEMRGYFAEKQFFEVFDFDLQKGNKISALSAPNSIVLSSELAANLFGQEDALGKVVSFADRQLPFPLDHGSGGAAPVEWGNFTVTGVIADEPYRSHIHFDVLMSMATRQRLYTESKLENLTDNWEHYWQNYTYVVMDESGTEADLQAGLQSLGVRMYKNMEDEGKRNIIFKGQPMADIAMGLENNDTNYRLPAFGYYFLGLLSLVVLVCACLNYMNLSIARATTRAREIGVRKTNGAHRGNLVFQFLSESVLMSLLSLAFAWLILILFLKPAFMNLWLNQHFSFDFPTGWGIYLIFVGFALAIGIVAGLYPAFVMASYQPVKVLKANATAGRGKMGLRKVLGVSQFVVSLLFIVTSILIFRQFKHYINFEYGFATENIVNIELQGVDDELVRTALSSVPGVTSISACDIIPAGGTNNNFTLRKLGSEDEYTQFGSLRTDEHFIETLDIKLIAGKPLPPHGQGTDKHILVNEAAVRVMGFEHPADMVGQLYETEWGNTLEVAGVVKDFQFKILVNEDKISPLAMRSDLEQYGFLNVKLSSDDLMGTVEVLKAKWESVDPVHPFKYRFFDEQLAATHQAIFDIVSILGFIAFLSVLIACLGLLGMATYSVERRTKEVGIRKVMGAPELAIALLLSKELLLMLIISVGIAAPASYFLNNLWLQYLPNRVEFGFGTVFIGSGILLLLGLLTIGSQTLRASRTNPVEALRME from the coding sequence ATGTTCAGGAATTATCTCAAAGTGGGTCTGAGGAATATCCTTAAGTACAAGGCGTTTTCCTTCATTAATGTATTCGGGTTGGCAGTGGCCATGTCGGTGTGTATGCTGGTGATTCTCATGCTGGCCGACCAGCACAGATATGACCAGTTTCATTCAAAAAAGGACAGGATTTACCGGATTCTGACCGATTCGGAAGATTTCAGGCAGGCTTATGCTACCTCTCCCTTTCCGCTAGCAGAGGTGTTGCGAACTGAGTATCCGGCCGTCGAACAAAGCACCCATTTGATGCCTGGTGTGGGAGGGGATGTGGAGTACGGGCAAAAGCTCCTGGAAATGCGTGGCTATTTTGCCGAAAAGCAATTTTTTGAAGTATTTGATTTCGATCTTCAAAAAGGTAACAAAATCTCAGCACTGTCGGCCCCGAATTCAATTGTGCTGTCAAGCGAGTTGGCGGCCAATCTTTTTGGGCAAGAAGATGCTCTTGGCAAGGTAGTGTCTTTTGCAGACCGGCAACTGCCTTTTCCGCTCGACCATGGATCAGGTGGAGCGGCACCCGTTGAATGGGGGAACTTTACAGTAACCGGGGTCATTGCTGATGAGCCTTACCGGTCTCATATCCATTTTGATGTGCTAATGTCGATGGCTACCCGGCAGAGGTTGTATACGGAAAGCAAGCTGGAGAACCTGACCGACAACTGGGAGCATTACTGGCAAAACTATACCTATGTGGTGATGGACGAATCCGGCACCGAAGCTGACCTCCAGGCCGGTTTGCAGTCCCTTGGCGTTCGCATGTACAAGAACATGGAGGATGAAGGAAAAAGGAATATCATCTTTAAGGGCCAGCCGATGGCTGATATTGCTATGGGGCTGGAGAACAACGATACCAATTACCGACTGCCAGCATTCGGTTATTACTTTTTGGGATTGCTTTCCCTTGTGGTGCTGGTATGTGCCTGTCTTAACTATATGAACTTGTCCATTGCCCGTGCTACTACCAGAGCAAGAGAAATTGGCGTGCGAAAGACCAATGGCGCACACAGGGGCAATCTGGTTTTCCAGTTCCTGAGTGAGTCGGTACTGATGTCCTTGCTTTCGCTGGCCTTTGCCTGGTTGATACTTATTCTTTTTCTGAAGCCAGCTTTCATGAATTTATGGCTGAATCAGCACTTTAGCTTTGATTTTCCTACGGGCTGGGGAATCTACCTCATTTTTGTGGGCTTCGCTTTGGCGATAGGAATTGTTGCTGGTTTGTACCCGGCGTTTGTCATGGCGTCGTATCAGCCTGTAAAGGTTTTGAAAGCCAATGCCACGGCTGGTCGTGGAAAAATGGGTTTACGGAAAGTGCTGGGAGTGTCTCAGTTTGTTGTGTCGCTGCTTTTCATCGTTACTTCCATTCTGATTTTCCGCCAGTTCAAGCACTACATCAATTTCGAATACGGCTTCGCTACCGAAAACATCGTCAATATTGAACTACAGGGAGTTGATGATGAGCTGGTAAGAACAGCGCTTTCGTCGGTTCCCGGGGTAACGTCCATTTCAGCCTGCGACATTATTCCAGCGGGTGGTACCAACAACAACTTTACTTTGAGAAAGCTGGGTTCCGAAGATGAGTATACCCAGTTTGGGAGCCTGCGCACCGATGAACACTTTATTGAGACACTGGACATCAAACTGATAGCTGGCAAACCGTTGCCGCCTCACGGACAAGGGACGGATAAACACATTTTAGTGAATGAAGCGGCTGTGAGGGTCATGGGATTTGAGCACCCCGCCGACATGGTCGGACAATTATATGAGACCGAGTGGGGAAATACGCTTGAGGTAGCGGGGGTTGTGAAAGATTTTCAGTTTAAAATTTTGGTCAATGAGGACAAAATATCGCCATTGGCCATGCGAAGCGATTTGGAGCAGTATGGCTTTTTGAACGTTAAGCTTTCGTCTGACGATTTAATGGGTACGGTGGAGGTGCTAAAGGCCAAATGGGAATCGGTTGACCCGGTGCATCCTTTTAAGTACCGGTTCTTTGATGAGCAGCTGGCTGCCACCCATCAGGCTATTTTCGACATCGTTTCCATTCTGGGCTTTATCGCTTTTCTGTCGGTTTTGATTGCCTGCCTGGGGCTACTGGGCATGGCTACCTACTCTGTTGAGCGCCGTACCAAGGAAGTGGGTATTCGTAAAGTGATGGGGGCTCCGGAGCTCGCCATTGCATTGTTGCTAAGCAAAGAGCTTTTGCTGATGCTGATTATATCAGTAGGTATTGCCGCACCGGCAAGCTACTTTCTCAACAATCTCTGGCTACAGTACCTGCCTAACAGGGTCGAATTTGGGTTTGGAACAGTCTTTATAGGTTCAGGTATTCTTTTGCTTCTTGGACTGCTAACGATAGGCTCACAAACGTTGAGGGCTTCCCGCACAAATCCGGTAGAGGCGCTAAGGATGGAATGA
- a CDS encoding PadR family transcriptional regulator has product MKKFQLGEFEEVVMLTVGILHGDAYGVSIKKEIEERLSRNVSVGALQTALKRLEQKGYLESKDGEATQERAGRPKRYFQITALGKKAMEYTRSTRNEMWAAIPEVAFDVKFVS; this is encoded by the coding sequence ATGAAGAAGTTTCAATTGGGAGAGTTCGAAGAGGTAGTCATGCTTACGGTAGGCATTTTGCATGGCGACGCTTATGGAGTCTCTATCAAAAAGGAAATTGAAGAGAGACTTTCCCGCAACGTGAGTGTAGGAGCATTGCAAACGGCACTTAAGAGGCTTGAGCAGAAAGGCTATTTGGAATCGAAGGACGGCGAAGCTACTCAAGAGAGAGCAGGTCGACCGAAGCGGTACTTTCAGATTACTGCTCTTGGAAAAAAGGCAATGGAGTACACCCGAAGCACTAGAAACGAAATGTGGGCGGCCATCCCCGAAGTGGCCTTTGATGTGAAGTTTGTGAGCTGA
- a CDS encoding DoxX family protein, translated as MATLTLEKSTKSDKIIFWVFTSVFVLFDGVGAIGFNTPLAIEGIAHLGFPDFFRVELGIGKIIGGILLIVPQVPHRLKEWAYVGFGISTLSAIIGHLAVDSSLEHVYLPLIVLLVLVVSYVYYHKTRAY; from the coding sequence ATGGCTACTTTAACACTAGAAAAATCAACCAAAAGTGACAAGATCATCTTTTGGGTATTTACAAGCGTTTTCGTTCTGTTTGACGGCGTCGGCGCTATTGGCTTTAATACGCCCCTCGCCATTGAAGGCATTGCTCATCTGGGCTTCCCCGATTTTTTCCGTGTTGAGCTTGGCATTGGAAAAATCATTGGAGGTATTCTCCTTATTGTTCCGCAAGTACCTCACCGACTAAAAGAATGGGCCTATGTAGGGTTTGGCATTTCCACCCTTTCAGCGATTATAGGCCACCTGGCTGTGGACAGCAGCCTGGAACATGTGTACCTGCCGCTAATTGTCCTGCTGGTGCTGGTCGTATCCTATGTATACTACCACAAGACCAGGGCATACTGA
- a CDS encoding YdeI/OmpD-associated family protein: MTNIPLVDGDYLLQKFPGKGGWTYAQIPEVLQDKSFPFGWVRVRGSIDDYELKGYKLAPMGNGQLFLPVKAEIRKKIGKQEGDTVKIILYKDTLPLEVPQEIIDCFSMEPPKAYENFQKFSESEQKYYLQWVYDAKTEDTKANRIVKMMDRLAAGKKMYDPD; this comes from the coding sequence ATGACCAACATTCCACTCGTTGACGGCGACTACCTTCTGCAAAAATTTCCCGGCAAGGGTGGCTGGACTTACGCTCAAATTCCGGAGGTGCTTCAGGATAAAAGCTTTCCATTTGGATGGGTTCGTGTGCGTGGAAGCATCGACGACTACGAGTTGAAAGGCTATAAGCTTGCACCAATGGGCAATGGCCAGCTTTTTCTGCCTGTAAAAGCTGAAATCAGGAAGAAGATTGGCAAGCAAGAGGGCGACACCGTAAAGATCATTCTTTACAAAGACACACTTCCCCTTGAAGTGCCTCAGGAAATCATCGATTGCTTCTCAATGGAGCCACCAAAAGCCTACGAAAACTTTCAGAAGTTCTCAGAAAGTGAACAAAAATACTACCTCCAATGGGTGTATGATGCTAAAACAGAAGACACCAAAGCCAACAGGATCGTGAAAATGATGGACCGATTGGCAGCCGGCAAAAAGATGTACGATCCGGATTAA
- a CDS encoding pirin family protein produces MSNIDLIIEERPADIGHFLVGRLLPFRGRRMVGPFIFIDHMGPAVMGQDDNLDIGPHPHIGLSTLTYLFEGHVIHRDTLGSHMEINPGEVNWMTSGKGIVHSERTPEYLRHAGKTLHGLQIWVALPKALEQMEPEFFHVAKEDIPTWEKDGASFKLIAGEAFGRKSPVPVYSPLFLLEIKTREKKTIDISKDLFGDVGLYILEGQIENEGNVHEPKRILVAKDSSLCHFEMHENTTVYVFGGEAFPETRHIYWNFVSSDPELIEEAKRDWHEQKFPLIEGEIDIVPLPPRPLVLNRKCNPDYKSLVGNGSYTVITASADFAKAALSG; encoded by the coding sequence ATGTCCAACATTGACCTCATCATCGAAGAACGCCCCGCCGATATTGGCCACTTTTTAGTCGGTCGCCTCCTCCCCTTCCGTGGCCGCCGCATGGTAGGCCCGTTCATCTTCATCGACCACATGGGTCCGGCCGTGATGGGGCAGGACGACAACCTGGACATTGGCCCGCACCCTCATATCGGACTTTCAACCCTGACCTACCTGTTTGAAGGGCATGTGATCCACAGGGATACCCTTGGCTCCCATATGGAAATCAATCCCGGCGAAGTGAACTGGATGACCTCTGGAAAAGGTATCGTACATTCAGAACGGACGCCCGAGTACCTGCGGCATGCTGGCAAGACGCTGCACGGTTTGCAGATTTGGGTGGCCTTGCCCAAAGCCCTGGAGCAGATGGAACCAGAGTTTTTCCACGTCGCCAAAGAAGACATCCCTACCTGGGAAAAAGACGGAGCCAGCTTCAAACTCATAGCCGGAGAGGCTTTTGGCAGAAAGTCTCCAGTGCCGGTCTACAGCCCACTCTTTTTGCTGGAAATAAAAACCCGGGAGAAAAAGACCATCGACATTAGCAAAGACCTGTTTGGCGATGTAGGTCTGTATATTCTTGAGGGACAAATAGAAAACGAAGGCAACGTGCACGAGCCCAAGCGCATTCTTGTGGCAAAAGACAGCAGCCTGTGTCATTTTGAAATGCACGAAAACACAACGGTGTATGTGTTTGGTGGTGAAGCCTTTCCCGAAACCCGGCATATCTACTGGAACTTTGTTTCCTCAGACCCTGAGCTGATCGAAGAGGCAAAAAGAGACTGGCACGAGCAAAAATTCCCTCTCATCGAAGGAGAGATTGACATCGTTCCGTTGCCCCCCAGGCCTTTGGTTTTAAACCGAAAGTGTAACCCAGACTACAAAAGTTTGGTAGGCAATGGAAGCTACACTGTCATTACAGCGTCAGCAGATTTTGCCAAGGCCGCTTTAAGCGGCTAA
- a CDS encoding YciI family protein, which yields MEKFMLIVREDLSRISKLTTEERLSTSPDMMPWVESLIASGKYITGQPLMLTGRYVTQHGVTSDGPFIESKEGVSGYDIIEAENIEEAVKIAQSCPMVKIGHAIREVRPLMNMDEFFPKDDK from the coding sequence ATGGAAAAGTTTATGCTTATTGTTAGGGAAGACCTTAGCCGGATCAGCAAATTGACAACAGAAGAAAGGCTGTCTACCTCGCCAGATATGATGCCCTGGGTGGAATCGCTGATCGCCTCCGGCAAGTACATTACCGGCCAGCCTCTTATGCTCACCGGCCGATATGTAACACAGCATGGTGTAACGTCCGACGGCCCATTTATCGAATCAAAAGAAGGCGTAAGTGGCTACGATATCATTGAAGCCGAGAACATTGAGGAAGCAGTGAAAATTGCCCAGAGCTGCCCGATGGTTAAAATCGGTCATGCCATCAGGGAAGTGCGCCCTTTGATGAACATGGATGAATTTTTTCCAAAAGACGACAAATAG
- a CDS encoding YciI family protein, giving the protein MEKFMLIIREDLARLGSQSVSERMDSMPVMTRWIESIAEDGNYLASHPLWATGTLVTKDEVMSDGPFLESKEGVSGYILISAENIRQASSYAQTCPLVISGQLMIEVRPVFEEV; this is encoded by the coding sequence ATGGAAAAATTTATGCTGATCATACGTGAAGACCTTGCCCGCCTGGGTAGTCAATCCGTGAGCGAAAGGATGGATAGCATGCCGGTGATGACACGGTGGATCGAGTCGATTGCTGAAGACGGCAATTACCTGGCCAGCCATCCACTCTGGGCTACCGGCACCCTGGTGACAAAAGACGAAGTCATGTCAGATGGCCCTTTTCTGGAGTCGAAGGAGGGCGTCAGCGGTTACATCCTTATTTCTGCCGAGAACATCCGGCAGGCCTCTTCCTATGCGCAAACCTGCCCGCTGGTGATCTCAGGACAGCTGATGATTGAAGTCAGGCCCGTATTTGAAGAAGTTTAG
- a CDS encoding RNA polymerase sigma factor, with product MKKFSEAMNEVQQQVASHYREQFGKMVASLLYSSSNIDPELAEDLVQDTFSAALTDWEQNGIPYNPKAWLYKVCKNKAINRIKRDARLEALSEKETVQEVEQRFSESLLDDQQLKLLFACAHPDLSPKIQVVITLKYVANLRVEAIANVLGMTIDGVDKLLVRARQKIKNEKILLTEPTTEELAARLPVVHKVIYLLFNEGYRASAGKDLMREELCEEALIITRQLMGSPLPNEETMALYALMLFNAARFEARFGKGGELLDLEQQDRSRWNQQLIALGSDYLTKAETKNLSTYHLEASIAYFHCTSPTFSETTWRKIVTLYARLLDLHPNPFIELNYAIALFYNGDTQNAFEILLNLRRHTFLNRSYLLHATLGKLYYLHGDKARAKEFLCKATENAQFERERKYIEKLIEKI from the coding sequence TTGAAGAAGTTTAGTGAAGCCATGAATGAAGTACAGCAGCAAGTAGCGTCTCATTATCGGGAGCAATTCGGAAAAATGGTGGCCTCCCTGCTGTACTCTTCCAGTAATATCGATCCTGAGCTGGCCGAAGACCTGGTACAGGACACCTTCTCTGCTGCGCTGACAGACTGGGAACAAAACGGGATTCCCTACAATCCAAAGGCCTGGCTGTACAAGGTTTGTAAAAACAAGGCCATTAACCGGATAAAAAGGGACGCCCGCCTCGAAGCGCTGTCGGAAAAAGAAACCGTTCAGGAGGTTGAGCAGAGATTCTCCGAATCGCTACTCGACGACCAGCAACTAAAGCTCCTGTTTGCCTGCGCCCACCCCGATCTTTCTCCCAAAATACAGGTAGTGATCACCCTTAAGTATGTGGCCAACCTACGGGTGGAAGCTATCGCCAATGTACTGGGCATGACCATCGATGGAGTGGATAAGCTGCTGGTGCGTGCCCGGCAAAAAATCAAGAACGAGAAGATCCTGCTCACCGAACCGACCACAGAAGAGCTGGCCGCCAGGCTTCCGGTGGTTCACAAAGTCATCTACCTGCTTTTCAATGAAGGCTACCGGGCCTCGGCTGGTAAAGACCTGATGCGGGAAGAGCTGTGTGAAGAGGCGCTTATTATTACCAGGCAATTGATGGGCAGCCCACTGCCTAACGAGGAAACGATGGCGCTTTATGCGCTGATGCTTTTTAATGCCGCCAGGTTTGAAGCCCGGTTTGGCAAGGGTGGTGAGCTGCTTGACCTCGAACAGCAGGACCGCTCACGCTGGAACCAGCAGTTGATTGCCCTGGGCTCTGACTACCTCACGAAAGCCGAAACGAAAAATCTCTCCACCTATCACCTGGAAGCCTCCATTGCTTATTTTCACTGCACCAGCCCTACCTTCTCGGAAACGACCTGGCGCAAAATAGTAACCCTGTACGCTAGGTTGCTGGATCTTCATCCCAATCCGTTTATCGAGCTCAACTACGCCATTGCCCTGTTTTACAATGGTGACACTCAAAATGCCTTTGAAATCCTACTGAACCTCAGACGACATACGTTTCTGAACCGCTCTTACCTGCTGCATGCTACGCTAGGCAAGCTCTACTATCTGCATGGTGATAAAGCAAGGGCGAAAGAATTCTTATGTAAGGCAACGGAAAATGCTCAGTTTGAGAGGGAGCGGAAGTATATAGAGAAGCTCATCGAAAAAATATAA
- a CDS encoding ankyrin repeat domain-containing protein, with amino-acid sequence MKTSDIADPLFLQAVNSLDSGDVVTLESLLQTHPRLVTERLNTPNEQGYFKDPYLLWFAADNPIRNDKLPVNIVEVTQLLLKQVKQQAPASFQEQIDYTLGLVVTGLIPKECGVQVAMTDLLISEGANLGDPLSAIAHGNPGIARYLVEKGATVSLATAICLGLGGQVEMLSKNASSDDLQEALVSAAFHGDAEGIKHVLQLGADPNGYIDPRVKPSFHSHGTALHQAVSSGSLAAVRMLVEAGALTDLKDKIFGGTSIEWAEHMVSETTDEDRRQRYLEIERFLWG; translated from the coding sequence ATGAAAACCTCCGACATCGCCGATCCGCTTTTTCTTCAGGCCGTCAATTCCCTGGATTCAGGTGATGTGGTGACGCTCGAATCGCTGCTACAAACCCATCCACGGTTGGTGACCGAGCGGTTGAACACACCCAATGAGCAAGGCTATTTCAAAGACCCTTACCTGCTCTGGTTTGCGGCAGATAACCCTATCAGAAATGACAAGCTGCCCGTCAATATTGTTGAAGTTACTCAGCTTCTTTTGAAGCAGGTGAAGCAGCAGGCCCCTGCCAGCTTTCAGGAGCAGATCGACTATACATTGGGCCTGGTGGTGACCGGGCTTATCCCCAAGGAATGTGGGGTACAGGTAGCTATGACCGATTTACTAATCAGCGAAGGAGCCAACCTGGGCGACCCGCTCAGTGCCATTGCCCACGGCAATCCGGGAATTGCTCGCTACCTGGTAGAGAAAGGAGCGACGGTAAGCCTAGCGACTGCTATCTGTCTGGGGCTTGGTGGCCAAGTGGAAATGTTATCCAAAAATGCTAGTTCTGATGACCTTCAGGAAGCATTAGTGTCCGCAGCCTTTCACGGCGATGCAGAAGGTATAAAGCACGTGCTTCAGCTCGGTGCCGACCCCAATGGCTATATCGATCCAAGGGTCAAGCCTAGCTTTCATTCCCATGGTACAGCTCTGCATCAAGCGGTTTCTTCCGGTTCATTGGCAGCCGTGAGGATGTTGGTAGAGGCTGGCGCCCTAACCGACTTGAAAGACAAGATTTTTGGGGGCACGTCTATTGAATGGGCAGAGCACATGGTCTCAGAAACAACTGATGAGGATAGAAGGCAGCGGTATTTGGAGATTGAGAGGTTTCTTTGGGGTTAA
- a CDS encoding ankyrin repeat domain-containing protein, whose amino-acid sequence MKIDSIVPILYATDVAESIRYFTEKLGFGDNWEWDSPPTFGGVNHGKTQIFFCKDGQGNKDTWMSIFIHDVDAYYESIKSKGAVILSPPQTMEWGVREMLVEAPDGHKLRFGTGTSELVMPNNQFIHAIRALDVEAVKQLIEKEPEWLTWQEKDGRNGLHFLSSLYVSDRPGKDEASLQLMKLLVSKGMDIHSICYIPEKDSAFPGTPLWFAYAKGKNKKLYTRLLEKGANPDNCMFAIAWQNDAEAAALFKKYGAALTDKEGKHTPFVAAVMWKKLAVAKWFLENGADVNTTDEHGNTALFYAVKKRYPQKFVETLLKYGADAHIENNEGLSAFKLAEEEKIMKLLKLFKTYPKG is encoded by the coding sequence ATGAAAATAGACTCCATCGTTCCTATCCTTTATGCGACGGATGTTGCTGAAAGCATTCGTTACTTCACCGAAAAGCTTGGTTTCGGGGATAATTGGGAGTGGGATAGTCCTCCGACCTTTGGGGGAGTGAATCATGGAAAGACGCAGATCTTCTTCTGCAAAGATGGTCAAGGCAACAAAGACACGTGGATGTCCATCTTTATTCACGATGTAGATGCCTATTACGAGTCGATCAAAAGCAAAGGGGCTGTTATTCTCTCTCCGCCGCAAACCATGGAATGGGGGGTGCGGGAAATGCTGGTGGAGGCGCCCGATGGACATAAGCTGAGGTTCGGCACGGGCACAAGCGAACTGGTGATGCCGAATAATCAATTTATCCATGCCATCAGGGCGCTGGATGTGGAGGCTGTAAAGCAGCTCATTGAAAAAGAACCTGAATGGCTTACCTGGCAGGAAAAGGATGGCAGAAATGGCCTTCACTTCCTGAGTTCTTTGTACGTGAGCGACAGACCGGGGAAAGACGAGGCCAGCCTGCAATTAATGAAGCTGCTGGTGAGCAAGGGCATGGACATCCACTCGATCTGTTATATTCCTGAGAAAGACAGCGCTTTTCCCGGCACGCCACTATGGTTTGCTTACGCCAAAGGCAAAAACAAAAAGCTCTATACCAGGCTGCTGGAAAAAGGTGCCAATCCCGACAACTGTATGTTTGCCATCGCCTGGCAAAACGATGCGGAGGCGGCTGCGCTATTTAAAAAATACGGTGCCGCCCTAACTGATAAGGAAGGCAAGCACACACCATTTGTGGCTGCTGTCATGTGGAAAAAGCTGGCAGTGGCGAAGTGGTTCCTGGAAAATGGGGCGGATGTAAATACTACCGATGAGCACGGAAACACAGCGCTCTTCTACGCTGTGAAAAAGCGTTATCCGCAGAAGTTTGTGGAAACGCTTCTCAAGTATGGAGCCGATGCCCATATCGAAAACAATGAAGGGCTTTCTGCTTTCAAACTCGCTGAGGAAGAGAAAATAATGAAGCTGCTCAAGCTATTTAAGACTTACCCTAAAGGATGA
- a CDS encoding NAD(P)H-quinone oxidoreductase produces MRAITITSPGGPEVLQIAERPVPELKPDEVLIKVAAAGVNRPDIIQREGRYPAPPGVPADIPGLEVAGVVEQVGAEEKRWRPGDKVCALLAGGGYAEYVSVSGVQCLPVPQGLSFEEAASLPETFFTVWTNVFDRGRFQSGESFLVHGGTSGIGVAAIQMVKALGGRVYATAGTDEKCAHVEKLGATKGINYKKEDFAEVIKAAESKGIDIILDMIGGDYTPKNIGLLATEGRLLIINAMAGATSQVDMMRVMVKRLTITGSTLRVRESSFKGAIAANLERHVWPLLESGAIKPIVYQTFPLEKASEAHKLVESSEHIGKVVLTV; encoded by the coding sequence ATGAGAGCAATTACCATCACGTCGCCGGGTGGTCCGGAAGTCTTACAGATAGCGGAGAGGCCTGTGCCCGAACTCAAACCTGATGAGGTCTTGATCAAAGTAGCTGCGGCCGGAGTCAATCGTCCGGACATTATTCAGCGGGAGGGACGGTACCCGGCGCCTCCGGGCGTTCCTGCTGATATTCCGGGGCTGGAAGTGGCTGGTGTAGTGGAGCAGGTCGGTGCCGAGGAAAAGCGATGGAGGCCAGGCGACAAGGTCTGCGCTTTGCTGGCAGGAGGAGGCTATGCGGAGTATGTGAGCGTATCAGGTGTGCAATGCCTGCCGGTACCCCAGGGACTTTCTTTCGAAGAGGCGGCATCGCTACCCGAGACTTTTTTCACGGTTTGGACCAATGTGTTTGACCGGGGAAGGTTTCAGTCGGGCGAAAGCTTTCTGGTACATGGAGGTACATCGGGCATAGGTGTGGCGGCAATTCAGATGGTGAAAGCGCTCGGCGGCAGGGTGTATGCCACGGCAGGTACCGATGAAAAGTGTGCCCATGTGGAAAAGCTGGGAGCGACGAAAGGGATCAACTATAAAAAGGAAGATTTTGCGGAAGTAATCAAAGCAGCAGAGTCCAAAGGAATAGATATCATCCTGGATATGATTGGTGGAGATTATACGCCGAAAAATATTGGCTTGTTGGCAACAGAGGGACGACTCCTGATCATCAATGCAATGGCAGGTGCCACAAGCCAGGTGGATATGATGCGTGTAATGGTGAAAAGACTGACCATTACAGGCTCCACACTCAGAGTGCGGGAGAGTAGCTTCAAAGGGGCGATTGCCGCCAACCTGGAAAGGCACGTGTGGCCTCTACTGGAAAGCGGTGCGATCAAACCCATCGTTTACCAAACATTTCCCCTGGAGAAAGCTAGTGAGGCTCACAAGCTAGTGGAAAGCAGCGAGCACATTGGGAAGGTGGTGCTTACGGTGTAA
- a CDS encoding PadR family transcriptional regulator, producing MYSSQLLKGTYQTVILKLLNENKRMYGYEISQRVKEESNGEIQLPEGSLYPILHKMTEEGFLKMEKVHIGRRVRRYYSITTTGSSEAVVRMEELNRFMTTMKLLMQPNTGTV from the coding sequence ATGTACTCATCTCAGCTTCTCAAAGGCACTTATCAAACCGTCATTCTCAAATTGTTGAACGAGAACAAACGGATGTACGGCTACGAAATCAGTCAGAGGGTAAAGGAAGAATCCAATGGGGAAATCCAGCTACCCGAGGGCTCGCTCTACCCTATCCTTCACAAAATGACCGAAGAAGGTTTCCTCAAAATGGAAAAGGTGCATATCGGTCGGCGGGTGCGGCGCTACTATTCTATTACCACCACAGGCTCTTCTGAAGCCGTTGTGCGCATGGAGGAGTTGAACAGATTCATGACAACCATGAAGCTTTTGATGCAACCTAACACCGGCACAGTATGA